From one Microbacter margulisiae genomic stretch:
- a CDS encoding P-II family nitrogen regulator, translated as MKKIEAIIRTSKFGEVKEALREAGIDFFSYWDVTGVGNEITKGEYSYRGTVYDTSFIPRQLLTIVVRDINLQKTIDAILKSAQTGVIGDGKIFVSEVIESYRIRNAEKGDTSLYNKGE; from the coding sequence ATGAAAAAAATTGAAGCAATCATTCGCACCTCCAAATTTGGAGAAGTAAAGGAAGCTTTACGCGAAGCAGGTATTGATTTCTTCTCATACTGGGATGTAACCGGCGTTGGGAATGAAATAACAAAAGGAGAATATTCATATCGTGGGACGGTTTATGACACAAGTTTTATTCCCAGGCAGCTACTTACCATTGTTGTACGTGATATCAATTTACAGAAAACAATCGACGCTATTCTCAAGTCAGCACAGACAGGAGTAATCGGCGACGGGAAGATCTTCGTATCGGAAGTAATTGAATCATACCGCATCAGAAACGCTGAAAAAGGAGATACTTCTCTATACAACAAGGGTGAGTAA
- a CDS encoding ammonium transporter, with amino-acid sequence MKKYILLVLLMVVTLSATGYVYAAGTTPDPSGVTTGTASDVTAANPGHPTLDEIATQAGHNKIAINMVWLLITGFLVMFMQAGFAMVETGLTRAKNAAHTMSMNMMVYALGMLGFFISGFAIMFGGVGSLGTLGGFGGLANEVTITLFGHTFGLFGTKGFFLNGVYDVGVFGLFLFEMVFMDTTATIPTGSMAERWKFSAFAIYGIVVGAVIYPVFGNWVWGGGWLSQLGANFGLGHGDVDFAGSSVVHMTGGVLALVGAKMIGPRLGKYNKDGSPNAIPGHNIPMAVIGCFILAFGWFGFNPGSTLAGSDLRISVIAVNTMIASATGALASMLYMWWFKTKKPDPSMMINGMLAGLVAITAPCAFVTVQSAALIGLISGVLVIESAFFIEKRLKIDDPVGAVSVHGVNGLWGVLALGLFADGTYGDGWNGVKGTVTGLFYGDGGQFVAQVIGGITNFIVIGAMGWVVFKLIDVIVGLRVNAKDELEGLDVPEMGTEGYAGIKMDKNAETPLSH; translated from the coding sequence ATGAAAAAATATATATTATTAGTGCTGCTAATGGTAGTAACACTATCTGCAACCGGCTATGTGTATGCAGCAGGCACAACTCCCGACCCAAGTGGGGTAACAACAGGAACTGCAAGTGACGTAACAGCGGCAAATCCAGGTCACCCGACCTTGGATGAAATTGCAACCCAGGCAGGACATAACAAAATAGCCATCAATATGGTATGGTTACTGATAACAGGATTTCTGGTTATGTTTATGCAAGCCGGGTTTGCCATGGTTGAAACAGGATTAACACGGGCAAAAAATGCTGCACATACCATGTCGATGAACATGATGGTGTATGCCTTAGGTATGTTGGGATTTTTTATCAGTGGTTTTGCAATCATGTTTGGAGGTGTCGGATCCCTGGGAACTCTAGGTGGTTTTGGAGGCTTGGCCAACGAAGTAACCATTACACTATTCGGCCATACTTTTGGTTTGTTCGGCACCAAAGGATTTTTTCTAAATGGTGTCTATGATGTAGGGGTATTCGGATTGTTCCTGTTTGAAATGGTATTTATGGATACAACTGCTACTATTCCGACCGGCTCAATGGCTGAAAGATGGAAATTCTCCGCATTTGCTATTTATGGCATTGTCGTAGGAGCAGTTATTTACCCTGTCTTCGGAAACTGGGTATGGGGTGGAGGATGGCTTTCTCAACTTGGAGCTAACTTTGGATTAGGTCATGGTGATGTTGATTTTGCCGGATCTTCCGTAGTTCATATGACAGGTGGCGTTTTAGCTTTGGTTGGAGCAAAAATGATTGGTCCCCGTCTTGGGAAATACAATAAAGACGGCTCTCCTAACGCCATTCCGGGACATAACATTCCTATGGCTGTCATAGGTTGTTTTATTCTTGCTTTTGGCTGGTTTGGGTTCAATCCCGGATCAACATTGGCAGGTAGTGATTTAAGAATCAGTGTTATTGCTGTAAATACCATGATTGCTTCTGCAACTGGTGCTTTAGCATCCATGCTTTACATGTGGTGGTTTAAAACAAAAAAACCGGATCCATCCATGATGATTAACGGGATGCTGGCCGGTTTGGTAGCTATTACTGCTCCTTGTGCATTCGTAACGGTACAATCTGCTGCATTGATCGGTTTGATATCTGGAGTCTTAGTAATAGAATCTGCATTTTTCATTGAGAAAAGACTTAAAATTGACGACCCTGTTGGTGCTGTATCGGTACATGGTGTCAATGGTCTATGGGGAGTCCTGGCCCTTGGTCTCTTTGCAGATGGAACTTATGGAGACGGATGGAATGGAGTAAAAGGGACTGTAACCGGCCTTTTCTACGGAGATGGAGGTCAATTTGTAGCCCAAGTAATCGGTGGTATCACTAATTTCATCGTAATCGGAGCTATGGGTTGGGTCGTATTTAAATTAATTGATGTGATTGTTGGACTCAGGGTAAATGCCAAAGATGAACTTGAAGGGCTGGATGTCCCCGAAATGGGAACAGAAGGTTATGCAGGTATCAAGATGGATAAAAACGCGGAAACTCCATTATCGCATTAA
- the nhaD gene encoding sodium:proton antiporter NhaD produces the protein MTIMLLSIFGLGYAIIAFENTIKINKTATALIAGVLCWTAYILFSPDKLQVNNDLISHLGNISSILFFLLGAMTIVELIDAHNGFEIITEFISQTNKRRLIWIVGFLTFFLSSILDNLTTTIVMVSLLRKLIKTREDRLLFVGIVVIAANAGGAWTPIGDVTTTMLWIGGQISTFHIMQKLFLPSLVCLIIPLLFLSLQLKGKVERVAAKASAASSILTKNKQKIILSLGLLILILVPVFKTYTELPPFMGMLLGLGILWVVTEIMYKGADHEEKKHLTLVNALHKIDIPSILFFLGILMLIAALETSGILSSMALWLSNAIGNLSVIVMSIGLSSAVIDNVPLVAATQGMYHLVQYPADSFIWEFLAFCAGTGGSILIIGSAAGVAAMGMEKIDFFWYVKKISWLALLGYLGGSLTYIFIEKLFY, from the coding sequence ATGACAATCATGTTACTGTCCATTTTTGGACTGGGATATGCAATAATTGCATTCGAAAATACGATTAAAATCAATAAAACAGCAACTGCGCTGATTGCCGGTGTCCTATGTTGGACGGCCTACATTTTATTTTCTCCCGATAAGCTACAGGTGAATAACGATCTGATATCGCATCTGGGGAATATTTCCAGTATTCTATTTTTTTTACTTGGCGCAATGACTATCGTAGAATTGATTGATGCTCACAATGGGTTTGAGATCATTACTGAATTTATTTCGCAGACCAATAAACGTCGACTCATATGGATCGTGGGATTTCTTACATTTTTCCTGTCTTCTATCCTGGATAATTTAACGACAACAATTGTAATGGTTTCCTTATTACGAAAACTCATCAAGACACGGGAAGATCGGTTGTTGTTTGTCGGGATAGTTGTCATAGCTGCCAATGCCGGAGGTGCATGGACTCCAATAGGAGACGTAACCACCACCATGTTGTGGATTGGCGGACAGATATCAACTTTTCATATTATGCAAAAACTCTTTTTACCGAGCTTGGTTTGCCTGATAATTCCATTGTTGTTTCTTTCATTACAGCTTAAAGGGAAAGTAGAACGGGTGGCTGCAAAAGCATCTGCTGCATCAAGCATTCTTACAAAAAACAAACAAAAGATTATTCTTTCTCTGGGGTTGCTTATTTTGATTTTAGTTCCGGTATTTAAAACTTATACCGAGTTGCCTCCGTTTATGGGAATGCTACTGGGGTTGGGGATACTTTGGGTTGTTACAGAGATTATGTATAAAGGCGCAGATCACGAAGAAAAAAAACACCTGACGCTTGTGAATGCCCTGCATAAGATTGATATACCAAGCATTTTATTCTTTTTGGGTATTCTAATGCTAATAGCAGCATTGGAGACTTCCGGTATTTTAAGTTCCATGGCTTTATGGCTTTCAAATGCCATTGGCAATCTTAGTGTTATTGTTATGTCCATCGGCTTGTCATCGGCTGTTATCGATAATGTGCCGTTGGTGGCAGCAACACAAGGCATGTATCATTTGGTGCAATATCCCGCAGATAGTTTCATCTGGGAATTTCTGGCATTTTGTGCCGGTACCGGGGGAAGTATTTTAATTATTGGATCAGCGGCAGGCGTTGCTGCCATGGGAATGGAAAAAATAGATTTCTTCTGGTATGTGAAAAAAATAAGCTGGCTTGCACTGCTAGGATATTTGGGTGGATCACTGACCTATATCTTTATTGAGAAATTGTTTTATTAA
- a CDS encoding transketolase, whose amino-acid sequence MLNATTTVIQNLQLQSEKVRKRLVEIIYASKSGHIGGSLSSVEIETALYFHFMNIDPKNPQKDDRDRFILSKGHSVEALYSVLAAAGFIDDALLNTYGKFNSMLAGHPIKKIPGIELNSGALGHGLSVGVGLSIAAKRDKKGYKTYVLMGDGEQGEGSIYEAAMSASHYKLDNLVAIIDRNQLQISGSTEDVMSLEPMRERWESFGWEVFDMEGNDMEDIINTFANINYNNSKPKLIIAHTTKGCGITFMEKVAKWHHGIPNEEQYKEAIAEIEERINNLRG is encoded by the coding sequence ATGTTGAATGCAACAACGACTGTAATTCAAAACCTTCAATTACAGTCTGAAAAGGTCAGAAAGCGGCTGGTTGAAATTATTTATGCTTCAAAATCGGGGCATATCGGAGGCTCCCTTTCATCCGTAGAAATAGAAACGGCGCTATATTTTCATTTCATGAATATAGATCCGAAGAATCCACAAAAAGACGATCGCGATCGTTTCATATTAAGCAAAGGTCATAGTGTAGAAGCTCTTTATTCAGTGTTGGCCGCAGCAGGTTTTATTGATGACGCTTTATTAAATACTTACGGGAAGTTTAATTCCATGCTTGCCGGTCACCCAATAAAGAAAATTCCAGGCATAGAGTTAAATAGTGGAGCTTTAGGCCATGGATTGTCTGTCGGAGTTGGTTTGTCCATTGCTGCAAAACGGGATAAAAAAGGGTATAAAACCTATGTTCTCATGGGTGATGGAGAACAAGGGGAAGGGTCTATATACGAAGCTGCCATGTCGGCAAGCCATTATAAGCTTGATAATCTTGTAGCAATTATTGATCGGAATCAATTGCAAATAAGCGGAAGTACCGAAGATGTAATGTCGCTTGAGCCTATGCGTGAACGGTGGGAATCTTTCGGATGGGAAGTGTTTGATATGGAAGGGAATGATATGGAAGATATTATCAACACCTTTGCAAACATAAATTACAACAATTCAAAACCAAAGTTGATTATTGCTCATACAACAAAGGGATGTGGAATTACTTTTATGGAAAAAGTCGCTAAATGGCATCATGGCATACCTAACGAAGAGCAGTATAAAGAGGCAATTGCTGAAATTGAAGAACGTATTAACAACTTGAGGGGATGA
- a CDS encoding transketolase family protein: MNIKIDNTNTVPCRRMFTDTLVELAKKDKDIMAVTTDARGSVTLDVFARELPNQFIEMGIAEQNAVGVAAGLASAGKKTFVCGPACFYVARSLEQVKIDIAYSANPVKILGVSGGVSYGALGFSHHSLHDIAALRTFPGMHIVLPSDIYQTRKLVQELIDYPFPVYVRVGRNAVPNIYDPENIEFKIGKANLLADGNDLTIIGTGEMVYHCLQAGQRLKEQGINARVIDMHTLKPFDRDIVEKAAKETGRIITVEEHSVNGGLGGAVAEIVAECHPVPMRILGIPDEYAIHAKPLEIFHYYNIDADGIVKTAVEMCQ; encoded by the coding sequence ATGAATATTAAGATAGATAATACTAACACGGTGCCTTGCCGTAGAATGTTCACCGACACGTTGGTAGAACTGGCAAAAAAAGATAAAGACATCATGGCGGTGACAACAGACGCACGTGGTTCGGTAACCCTGGACGTTTTTGCAAGAGAACTTCCAAATCAGTTCATAGAGATGGGGATTGCCGAACAGAATGCGGTTGGAGTTGCCGCCGGATTGGCTTCGGCAGGGAAAAAAACTTTTGTGTGTGGTCCTGCCTGCTTTTATGTTGCCCGCAGCCTTGAACAGGTGAAAATCGATATAGCGTATTCGGCTAATCCTGTTAAAATCTTAGGAGTTAGTGGAGGCGTAAGTTATGGAGCACTCGGATTTTCACATCATAGTTTGCACGATATTGCCGCATTGAGAACTTTCCCGGGCATGCATATTGTGCTGCCAAGTGATATTTATCAAACCCGTAAGTTGGTTCAGGAGTTGATAGATTATCCTTTTCCTGTCTATGTCCGCGTAGGGAGAAATGCTGTTCCCAATATTTACGATCCGGAGAATATAGAATTTAAAATAGGGAAAGCTAATCTTTTGGCAGATGGCAACGATCTTACCATCATTGGCACCGGTGAAATGGTTTATCACTGCTTGCAGGCAGGGCAGAGGCTGAAAGAACAAGGTATTAATGCCAGGGTAATCGATATGCATACTCTTAAGCCTTTTGACAGAGATATTGTAGAAAAAGCGGCAAAAGAAACCGGGCGTATTATCACTGTGGAAGAGCATAGTGTAAACGGAGGTTTAGGAGGCGCTGTTGCTGAAATTGTAGCAGAGTGCCATCCAGTCCCAATGCGAATTCTCGGAATTCCCGATGAATATGCTATTCATGCCAAACCACTGGAGATTTTTCATTATTATAATATTGATGCAGATGGTATTGTAAAAACCGCTGTGGAGATGTGTCAATAA
- the glpK gene encoding glycerol kinase GlpK, protein MMKYTLAIDQSTSTTKAMLFDEKARLVSRASVDHKQFYPQPGWVEHDPEEILHNTYKAIGLILEKDKSVKKNIISIAITNQRETVVVWDRNTGKPVYNAIVWQCNRGAHICEELIRQGRESEVSAKTGLIINPYFSASGVKWILDNVEGAREHAEAGRLLIGTMDTWLIWNFTNGKNHATDYTNASRTLLFNIHTLNWDDELLDMFTVPSSMVPEVLPCDAIYGSTTLNGLIPETIIAGVLGDSHGALAGQMCFTSGMGKATFGTGSSIMINIGEKALTAPKGLVTSIAFAAKGKIYYAFEGNIHCTGATIKWLQDDLQLIQSAEETEALATSIESTDGVYLVPAFAGLGAPWWDNDARALICGMTRGTNKAHVVRAALESIAFQVKDLIELIQRSGVELNELRVDGGPVKNNFLMQFQADMLQSKINRSPIEEASALGAVLMSQFAMKQLADVEDAMKLRLGNDYIIPSMEISNVNRLYGEWQNAVKRTLMK, encoded by the coding sequence ATGATGAAATACACCTTAGCTATTGATCAAAGCACATCAACAACCAAAGCAATGCTTTTTGATGAAAAGGCAAGGCTGGTTAGCCGTGCTTCTGTCGATCATAAACAATTTTATCCGCAGCCTGGGTGGGTGGAACATGATCCTGAAGAAATACTTCACAACACATATAAAGCCATTGGACTGATTTTAGAAAAAGATAAATCGGTAAAGAAAAATATTATTTCGATTGCTATTACCAATCAACGCGAAACGGTAGTTGTCTGGGATAGAAATACTGGGAAGCCAGTGTATAACGCGATAGTCTGGCAATGCAACCGTGGCGCCCATATCTGCGAGGAATTAATTCGTCAAGGACGCGAATCGGAGGTGTCGGCCAAGACAGGATTAATTATCAATCCCTATTTTTCCGCCAGTGGTGTAAAATGGATTCTCGATAATGTCGAAGGTGCACGTGAGCACGCAGAAGCCGGAAGACTGCTGATAGGGACTATGGATACCTGGTTAATCTGGAATTTCACGAACGGGAAAAATCATGCAACAGACTATACCAATGCTTCGCGTACCTTATTGTTTAATATCCATACTCTGAACTGGGATGATGAGCTTCTTGACATGTTTACTGTTCCATCTTCAATGGTCCCGGAAGTATTGCCCTGCGATGCCATATATGGATCAACAACGTTGAACGGGTTAATTCCTGAAACCATTATTGCCGGTGTGTTGGGAGATTCACACGGCGCATTAGCCGGACAGATGTGCTTCACAAGCGGTATGGGGAAGGCAACTTTTGGAACCGGATCATCCATTATGATCAATATCGGGGAGAAAGCACTAACCGCTCCGAAAGGATTAGTTACCTCAATTGCATTTGCTGCAAAAGGCAAAATATATTATGCATTCGAAGGCAATATTCATTGTACAGGTGCTACTATCAAATGGTTGCAAGATGATTTGCAGCTTATCCAGTCTGCAGAAGAAACGGAAGCTTTGGCAACATCCATCGAAAGTACTGATGGCGTTTATCTGGTCCCTGCTTTTGCCGGCTTGGGAGCGCCATGGTGGGACAATGATGCCAGGGCGTTGATTTGTGGTATGACCCGTGGTACCAATAAAGCGCATGTTGTTCGGGCTGCTTTAGAATCTATTGCATTTCAAGTGAAAGATCTCATAGAACTTATTCAACGGTCTGGAGTAGAATTGAATGAGTTACGGGTAGACGGAGGCCCGGTAAAAAATAATTTTCTCATGCAATTCCAGGCTGATATGCTTCAGTCAAAAATAAACCGTAGTCCCATTGAAGAAGCTTCTGCATTAGGAGCTGTCCTGATGAGTCAATTTGCGATGAAACAATTGGCTGATGTTGAAGATGCAATGAAGTTAAGGTTGGGAAATGATTACATTATTCCCTCTATGGAAATTTCAAACGTAAACAGGCTGTATGGTGAATGGCAGAATGCTGTGAAACGCACTCTGATGAAATAA
- a CDS encoding L-fucose/L-arabinose isomerase family protein: protein MAYKQKLTFGIIIGTRNYFNSDLAGDVRITLLKELEAQGYDYVILDEAETQTGSIETREDGKKCAQLFRTNRDRIDGIIISLPNFGFEIGIINALSLSELRVPILVQACDDENDKVTLDKRRDAFCGKLSVCNNLYQYGIPFTDTTFHTYSIHSETFKKDLKFFAGVCRTVNGLRNARIGAIGTRPAGFQTVRASEKILQATGITVVPVDLSEIIASANKIDNQAAILKSRLGEIKAYAKVPAAYEEKLITQAKFGLAVDEWVAENEVDATAVQCWDSLEKNYGCAACVTMSMMGEKMMPSACEVDIAGAVSMYALMLASGNPAALLDWNNNFAEERNKCVCTHCGNFPKSFTQNDIELGTLGVLGNVLGKVNTFGAVKGKVTEGPFTFFRISTDDTNGIIKSYLGEGKFTNDPYGMDGGIAVSEVNNLQKLLKYMCKNGFEHHVAMARGYVADILEESINTYLGWSLYKHE, encoded by the coding sequence ATGGCTTACAAACAAAAACTCACTTTCGGGATAATTATCGGCACACGGAATTATTTCAATTCGGATCTGGCAGGAGATGTCCGGATAACCCTGCTTAAAGAACTTGAAGCTCAAGGATATGACTATGTTATCCTCGACGAAGCGGAAACTCAAACAGGAAGTATTGAAACGCGGGAAGATGGGAAAAAATGCGCTCAGCTATTCCGTACAAACAGAGATCGTATTGACGGGATTATCATTTCCTTACCCAATTTCGGTTTTGAAATTGGAATTATCAATGCTCTTAGCTTGTCAGAACTCCGTGTTCCTATATTAGTACAAGCTTGCGACGACGAAAATGATAAAGTGACGCTTGATAAACGTCGCGATGCTTTTTGTGGCAAGCTGTCAGTTTGCAATAACCTTTATCAATACGGGATTCCCTTTACGGATACTACTTTCCACACTTATTCAATCCACAGTGAAACGTTTAAAAAAGACCTGAAGTTTTTTGCAGGAGTATGCCGTACTGTAAACGGATTACGTAATGCCCGCATTGGAGCAATAGGGACACGTCCGGCAGGATTTCAGACAGTACGCGCCAGTGAAAAAATTTTACAAGCAACCGGTATAACCGTTGTACCTGTCGATTTATCAGAGATAATAGCATCAGCAAATAAAATTGACAACCAGGCTGCTATATTAAAATCCAGACTTGGAGAAATCAAAGCGTATGCCAAAGTCCCAGCGGCTTATGAAGAGAAGCTTATTACACAAGCAAAATTCGGATTAGCGGTTGATGAATGGGTAGCAGAAAATGAGGTTGATGCTACGGCTGTTCAGTGTTGGGATTCTCTTGAAAAAAATTATGGATGTGCCGCATGCGTCACCATGAGTATGATGGGAGAAAAAATGATGCCAAGTGCGTGTGAAGTGGATATTGCCGGAGCTGTTTCCATGTATGCCTTAATGCTTGCGTCCGGTAATCCTGCTGCATTGCTCGATTGGAACAATAATTTTGCTGAAGAAAGGAATAAATGCGTTTGTACACACTGTGGAAACTTCCCAAAGAGCTTTACACAGAATGATATCGAATTAGGAACACTTGGCGTATTAGGAAATGTTTTGGGGAAAGTCAATACCTTCGGAGCCGTTAAAGGCAAAGTCACCGAAGGTCCGTTCACATTCTTCCGTATCTCTACCGATGATACCAACGGAATTATCAAATCATATCTCGGAGAAGGTAAATTTACGAATGATCCTTACGGTATGGATGGAGGTATCGCCGTGTCTGAAGTAAACAATTTACAGAAGCTGCTCAAATATATGTGTAAAAACGGATTTGAACACCATGTTGCCATGGCACGGGGATATGTGGCTGATATTCTCGAAGAATCTATCAATACGTATCTCGGCTGGTCATTATATAAACACGAATAA
- a CDS encoding GRP family sugar transporter → MTLIQHYIPAVLFLIFSMICWGSWANTQKMAAKAWRFELFYFDFVWGLLLTAIVAAFTLGSFGPDGRSFLEDIHQADTASIAYAFAGGVVWNLGTFLLVAAMAIAGMSVGFPIGGGLAWVLGIIVNFFIAGSQGNNIVLLFLGVAFIVAAIIFCMFAYKKLATGQKGTTSKGIIVSLLAGVTIAFFYGLVVKSLDPAYVSGGSGNLTPFTGVFFFTIGAVISTPFFNLFVMKHPVHGDVVSYKEYFKGDLKTHFTGVLGGIIWMSGMVISFMSVPKAGPTISYALTNGAPVVAMFWGVFVWKEFRTAPRGTNKLLTAMFALFILGLVLITFSKA, encoded by the coding sequence ATGACGCTAATCCAACATTATATTCCGGCTGTTTTATTTCTCATATTTAGCATGATATGCTGGGGATCGTGGGCAAACACACAAAAAATGGCAGCAAAAGCCTGGCGTTTTGAGCTCTTTTATTTTGATTTTGTCTGGGGACTGTTATTAACTGCAATTGTTGCTGCATTTACCCTAGGTAGTTTTGGCCCTGATGGCCGCAGCTTTTTGGAGGATATTCATCAGGCAGATACTGCCAGTATTGCGTATGCATTTGCGGGAGGTGTTGTTTGGAATCTTGGAACGTTTTTGTTGGTTGCAGCTATGGCAATTGCAGGCATGTCTGTCGGGTTTCCTATTGGAGGAGGACTTGCTTGGGTTTTAGGCATTATTGTAAACTTTTTTATTGCTGGTTCTCAGGGAAATAATATTGTCCTTTTATTTCTAGGAGTGGCATTTATTGTTGCAGCTATCATCTTTTGTATGTTTGCTTATAAGAAATTGGCGACAGGGCAGAAGGGAACCACTTCGAAGGGTATTATCGTCTCTCTATTGGCTGGCGTCACCATCGCATTTTTCTATGGATTGGTTGTCAAATCCCTCGATCCGGCATATGTCAGTGGCGGAAGCGGGAATCTTACTCCATTTACCGGCGTATTTTTCTTTACGATTGGTGCTGTAATCAGTACTCCCTTTTTTAATCTTTTTGTAATGAAACACCCGGTTCACGGAGATGTAGTTTCTTATAAAGAATATTTCAAAGGTGATTTGAAGACTCATTTTACTGGTGTATTGGGTGGCATAATATGGATGTCGGGGATGGTGATCAGTTTCATGTCAGTTCCTAAAGCAGGGCCTACAATTTCATATGCATTGACTAATGGAGCACCTGTTGTGGCAATGTTTTGGGGTGTCTTTGTCTGGAAAGAATTCAGGACGGCACCTCGTGGAACTAACAAATTACTAACGGCAATGTTTGCTCTTTTTATTTTAGGTTTGGTGTTAATCACCTTCTCAAAAGCATAA
- a CDS encoding sugar ABC transporter substrate-binding protein, whose product MKKKPVIGLVMKSLKAEFFQTMRKGALKFAAEQNNFQLITTGTNSQTEIELQIELIESLIQQKVDGLVVIPIDSKALVPVVAKAVLAGVKVVNIDIRLDEDLLQQYGIELTYVGPDNVTAAKLVGDVLAEKIGEGAKVILIEGLPVAENAQQRKQGFLKSVTEHQLDLIASEPADWETKKAEEVFSNLIYQHPDVKGVMCSNDAMALGVIKVLERKGKAGSIPVVGFDNDASIQPYLISGVMVATIDIFGSQMAVQGIEYALKIIGGLDNKGSYATDFKLIESLANL is encoded by the coding sequence ATGAAGAAAAAACCTGTTATTGGATTAGTCATGAAGTCATTGAAAGCAGAGTTCTTTCAAACAATGCGAAAAGGTGCTTTGAAGTTTGCAGCTGAACAAAATAATTTTCAATTAATCACCACTGGAACGAATTCTCAAACAGAAATTGAACTTCAAATTGAACTGATTGAGTCACTTATTCAACAGAAAGTAGATGGATTGGTTGTCATCCCGATTGATTCCAAGGCGTTGGTCCCCGTTGTGGCTAAAGCTGTATTGGCTGGAGTTAAAGTGGTTAATATTGATATTCGTTTGGATGAAGATCTTTTGCAACAATATGGGATCGAGCTTACATACGTTGGGCCTGATAATGTGACTGCCGCGAAATTAGTTGGAGATGTCTTAGCTGAAAAAATAGGCGAAGGAGCAAAGGTAATTCTCATTGAGGGACTTCCAGTTGCCGAAAATGCACAACAGCGCAAGCAGGGTTTTCTGAAATCAGTAACAGAACATCAGCTTGACTTGATCGCTTCTGAACCTGCCGATTGGGAGACAAAGAAAGCAGAAGAAGTTTTTAGCAATCTAATTTATCAACATCCTGATGTTAAAGGAGTAATGTGCAGTAATGATGCCATGGCCTTAGGCGTTATCAAGGTGCTTGAGAGAAAAGGTAAAGCAGGGAGTATTCCTGTGGTTGGCTTTGATAATGATGCGTCTATACAACCTTATCTGATATCAGGGGTAATGGTTGCTACGATTGATATATTTGGATCACAAATGGCTGTACAAGGCATTGAATATGCGCTCAAAATAATAGGTGGGCTGGACAATAAAGGTTCTTATGCCACTGATTTCAAATTAATTGAATCTTTGGCTAACCTATAA
- the ribB gene encoding 3,4-dihydroxy-2-butanone-4-phosphate synthase, whose protein sequence is MSLQLNKVEEAIEDIRKGKIVLVFDDIARENEGDFIAAADLVTPSVINFMAKYGRGLICVAITQERSDELALERMVQSNTALMATNFTVSVDLKGHGCTTGISAHDRAKTVRALVDKAIKPENLARPGHIFPLIAHPKGVLGRMGHTEASVDLPLLAGLNPCGVLVEVMNDDGTMARWDDLVKVAQHHSIKLISITQLAEYRKQYNK, encoded by the coding sequence ATGTCATTACAATTGAATAAAGTAGAAGAGGCAATAGAAGATATTCGAAAAGGCAAAATTGTATTAGTATTTGATGATATAGCTCGTGAAAATGAAGGAGATTTTATAGCTGCTGCCGATTTGGTTACTCCTTCTGTTATTAATTTCATGGCAAAATATGGACGGGGACTTATTTGCGTCGCAATAACGCAGGAACGGAGTGATGAGTTAGCGCTTGAGCGAATGGTTCAAAGTAATACGGCTTTGATGGCAACTAATTTTACGGTATCCGTCGATTTAAAAGGTCATGGTTGTACAACGGGTATTTCAGCTCATGACAGAGCTAAAACGGTCAGAGCATTGGTAGATAAAGCAATAAAGCCGGAAAATCTTGCCCGTCCGGGGCACATCTTTCCTCTTATTGCACACCCTAAAGGAGTTTTGGGAAGGATGGGGCACACCGAGGCTTCAGTAGATCTTCCTTTATTGGCTGGATTGAATCCATGTGGTGTTTTGGTAGAAGTGATGAATGACGACGGAACAATGGCCCGTTGGGATGATTTGGTAAAAGTGGCACAGCACCATTCCATTAAATTGATTTCTATTACACAGCTCGCAGAATACAGAAAACAATATAATAAGTAA